Within Plectropomus leopardus isolate mb chromosome 23, YSFRI_Pleo_2.0, whole genome shotgun sequence, the genomic segment AAGACTGTGGGTTGTAGCTGCCGTAGTACTGGGTCAGTCACATGTCCCATTAAATGGCAAAACGCtcgctgtgattggctgctagCTAAATCATACAAATAGGACTTTTAATCTAGATGTGAGAGATGTGAAAAAAACTTCTTTCCTCCGTGTCTTGCAACTGTCCCAAATTCTACCATAAACCACCCCAGACTTAGCGACCAACAATGTCCCAAATTGAagatattttttgttcattctacataataaatatatttttcttccaAACTCTTTATAATAAAGCATGCAAGTTAACTTGCATAACTTAATTGACTAACCGGCCTGCAATGGAAGCTCTGCAATTTGTTCTctgaatttaaatttgaataaaaaactgtttaaattatttgtttactCATTTGTATGAGTTATTGGCCCTATTTACACAGACTGTGCTATAGAGCAGCTACACAGTCCtgtctttatgcctcctttgcatttttacacggACCCAAACATTGCAGCTTTGTGCTGCTGCATGCCGGCATTGTGGAATCAAAAGAGGCGcgatgtttatgtttatgtttatgttaatgCTTTCTATAAACAATGATACTAGAATAACatggtaataacttttaattaattaactttttaaaattttttttatcatttagtcTATTGACAGAATGAcaatctgcaattttttttgataaGTGATGAATCACTTTAAGTAGTTTCACAAGCACATATGCCAAAAATGTTCAGTTCTGGTTTTTCAACCACAACATGACAACTGCTCCgttttctcttcctgtctgttgGTGAAATGCGCTCCTGTGTCGTTTGGTTAAAATGAGAACCTGAAGGCTTTTTGGTGACAATCCTACATTTCTAATCACGTCTCACGTTTGTGTTTAGGTGGGATTCCCGGAGACCACCTCATCGTCCCAGTGTCAGGCCACAGCGTCCCCAGCCCCATGCACCTGAGACTGGGGCAGAAAGAGAAGGTGTGGACAGGAGAGTATGTGGAGGAGGACGGGGAGGAGCAGGATGGGATGGGGAGGATCAAGCCGATAGGTGACGAGGACGAAGAAAACAATCTGGACGGGGAGGACGAAGGAGAGTATGAGGGCAAGGGCTGGGATAAcaatgaggaagaggaagaagaagaagaagaggacgaggacgaggacgaggtGGAAGATGATGGAGACCAGGGGGAGTTGGAGTGGGAGATCCCAGACTTTCCTTCCCAGTCCACCCCTCATTCACACCAACATCACGGACCACAGCAGCAGGCAGAAGAAGGCGGCGACATCACTGTAGAGGACAGCGTCTCCCAGCCCGAGGCCGGGGACATGTTCAGGTCCCACCTCAGCAGGTACAGGGCCTCGAGGAGGCTCCGGCTCAGGCGCTGGCACCGCCTGCGATCCCACGGGGGCCGCGGGTTGCGGCTCACCCAGCACTGGAAGAGCTGGCGCCAGCGGGCGCAGTGGGCGTGCTCCCAAGGGTACCGGTACAGCCGGAAAGGGCAGAAGCACAATCTGTACGGCAAGCAGAGGAGGATAAAAAGGTATCGGCAGTACACCGACGGAGAGGACGACAGCAACGACGAGAGGTTCACAGAATCTGAGAGAGGTACGCACTTCCACTATGTTCGCGTAAGGCCAGCTGAAAGGACAATAAACAACCATAAACAGTGATTTATTGTTCCGTCTTTTAATACTTCGCGTCTCCTATGTCTCTCAGCCCTGAGCACATTAGTGTTTACTGAAGATgctcaaacatttattttatttttaaaacatcttgttaCTCCAAACAGTAGGAAATAGTGCATTTTTTGGGGACTATTTTAAGTGGCGGATAAATCCACATTGAGTATTGAGTTTACCATCTTCACACACTTTTTAGAGCTTTGAAAAGATGCTCCtgaatttattttgacaagAAAAACATGGAAGAGAGTGGAGGTGACAGAGGTTCATTTGTTTTACTCGCtttcaataaaatattgaacTTCAGTCACATTTTGTATCACAACGCTGGCAAACTCAtttcctttctcttcttttttttttctctccagctTCTCTATTGACATTTCACACAGATTGAATTTGACTGTGAATGTACTGAGTAACAGACTTACCTAAAAACATTCcgaaacattttattttcaccagATTGCAGATTTTGcactaactgaaaaaaaattgacagtGTAAGAATCGaggataaaaatgtgtaatttcttTCCCTTTTGTGGCAGATAAACGGATGAACGGCTGCTCACCAGTCAAGCAGGAAGACAGAGGGAGGCGGGAAGCGGAGGTCAAACCAGCAGAGCTGGCTCTAACTGAGGAGCACATGAGTTGTGTGACAGGTACGGATCAGAGGCTGCTTCGCATGTTAGCTGTCAGTCAGATACATGAAGTTAAATGTGTAAGATTTATGCTCTGTTCATATGTAATCCGGCAGACAGTAGACGGCGAGCTGGACGCATTTAGTGAATGAGAGCAGGACGGTAAAATTATGCGAAGCCAGCAATGAATACCGGCAACAGTAGACAGCATTCCCATCCAAACATGAAAAGTTTTAACCTTTTCTTCGCTGTCCTCAGGAATTTTCAACCAGATATTGCATAGCTCACACACGAGGAGAAAACATGGTCGACGTGGACGACAAAAAGCTAATCATTTTGAAGCAACACCTGGAATTGAATGATCAGAAACTGAAATCCTACCAGGATGCTACAAGACAAGCAGACATATGGCAATGTGttggaaataaatgaataaatgacttTCGGGCATAATTTTAACTTTCTTTACCTTTTGGAGAGAATTTGACAATCTTAAAGTTTGTAGTAGAATATGAGGAGGAAGCTTCCTGTTATGGCTGTATAATTAGCTagaataattacataaaataatagacACTAGATtctatttaatacatttattccATTTTTGACACATCATAGCTGCATATCGTCGTACGTGTTAAATTTTGCCGTCTCCCGTCagattcttttcttttgttttacccTGCCGTCCAGGAAGTGTCGCTGGTCTGCCGTCCATCGTCCCCCCCCTCTGCCAGattccatgtgaatgcagcattaggGGGGTTTAGGGGCGTCTAGTGGGGAACtaacaatatttttgattttttttttttatttatgtcatgCAGACCAGAATAGTTGAACGACATTTACAGTTTGGGGGGAGTGCAAATTCGGCTAAAACTGGCTCTTTAAACAATATTTCGTGGCATGGCTGAAACCAGTACAAGGCACTGCATACTAGGCTCGATGTAATATGTTTTCTGAcgtaaaatgttttgttttttttaaaaaatagacacaGCCTattctaaggcaacaaaaagacaacaatccttattttcaggttattatacactgaagaaaacatacttattacattatattccatttctgccaatgtatcTCCCTAATTctatacactggacctttaatttttttttttttttttttttttttccctagaatGGACACTATGGCATGCCTGTCTACCTTGTGAGTGAAGATGATGGTTTATTTATAGCATCTTTTTATTCTCCTAAGGTATTCTTGAAGAGTCTCTACAGCAGTACGGCAGTTTGATCCCCATCCACGTGGACGACGTCGTGGAGAAGCTTCAGGACATCTTCAGCGAGAGCTTCTCACAGCCACACAGGTCAGACAGCGTTGActctcttcttctgtgtgtgCTCAAATGTTTGGgtgaaatgacttaaaatgttGTAATGCAAAGAATATCATTCTGGATCGATTCATCTGTTCTTTCCTATATTAATTGACTTACAGTTATATGAATGGGAGGAAAGTTCACAAATAGCTAACTGTCAATCCTTGTCATTTATTGTTACCTAGATTATATAATTAACAGACTAATCATTTTCAGATATCATATGAATTCTTAATCTATTCATTGGGGTTGATTAAACTGGTGGGGGGTGTTTTATTAACTCTGAAGTGACACTACATAGGTagataaaataagtaaataaccTACTAATGCTCcctgtgtgtgatgtgttgttgtttagGAAAGCAGTGGTGCAGCATCTAATACAATCCTTCCAGCGTTCGTCCGGATCCGCCCTGGCTAAAACATTCAGAGTCAATTACAAACGCCACGTTCTGACCATGGACGACCTGGGCACGCTGTACGGACAGAACTGGCTCAACGACCAGGTACGACAGTACACACTCGCAATATTATGGACGGAACACAGTGGACCTTTTTCGTGGCACTTCGATTTGTCATAGCAGGAGAAAAACAGCTACTAAAaacggaaaagtctttcctttgcgtttAAAAATAGAATCTGCGTTCATGTGATAACACCGTGAGACTCACGCATAGGCGAAGTGCGGCCGTGGCGTCACCGTTCGCACAGGATCCtcacattgccagtttacacagggGTGGCGGTTTCACAAGATTACACtttggaacctggtttcaaaagtttgcgttttcaggcccccaaaaatGCCGCtgttgtgtgaaaaaaagaccGTCTTGACTTAAGTTTGTTTGCTCTCTCTACCGTCTGACTTCTTGCTGAACCTTACAGAAACAGGAAAGAATCTCAGATGGGGGAGATGATCCAGTAAATGGACTAAATGAATTAAACACCACCTTCACTGATCTCAAAAGTTAGTGTGTGCTTTACGTGTGGCacctttctttgtttctgttttcttcagaTCATGAACATGTATGGTGACCTGGTCATGGACTCTGTGCCAGAGAAGGTAAGGACATTAAAGTCAAATACCAGTGACTTTTTAAAAGGGGCTCCCCTCTGATTTTACATATTTCAACTCATCTTCTGGAATACTATTCTTGTAAAAACAGTCGTGGACAAGTCCgattttacaataataaaaaaacagaagccaTGAGAGTGGCTTTATTGATACCTAGGCAAAGTCAACTCCCctaattcttctttttctgcGTTCCCTCCCCTAGGTTCACTTTTTCAACAGCTTCTTCTATGATAAGCTAAGGACAAAAGGCTATGACGGAGTCAAACGGTGGACGAAAAATGTAAGCGTGCTTCAGAGCCTTTTCACTCTTTCTGTGAAGTTGTTTGGGAGCGTTTTGTTACATCTCCTTTTACCACGTGcccctctcctttcctctcacTGTACTTTCCTTCTGTCAGGTCGACATCTTTCAGAAGGATCTGTTGTTGATCCCCATCCACCTGGAGGTCCACTGGTCTCTGGTCAGTGTGGACATTCCTCGTCGAGCAATCACTTACTTTGACTCTCAGCGGACTCTCAACAGACGCTGCCCAAAGGTAGGACTGGACCTTACACTCATGgattatttattatcaaaaatatatatgaaagcCATTGGGGACCCTTAGTGAATATGACATTTCATaattgtcattgtcattttttttaaactaatgtcATAGCgcacatgaaaaaaaggttgCCAGTATCGGGTCCCATATTTTATAACAGCAGTATATAGTCTGGTTTAAACAGAGTCGGTCAGAGTTGGAAAATAATGCACGCTTACCAAGCATAGTTTAATATGACTGAGGAAACAGCTTTTTTGGAATGTCCCATATgtataataaatgaaaagatcAATGAGATATGGAATCCAATCCCATATCTTCtttaaaaagtccaaatttgccATTATGTCTAAACATAGTGGGCTATTGTATTTATATGTTATTAAAgtgttcttttttctgttttttttttttaatgaaatcattAGTGTCATTATTTTGGGTTACTGTGTTCATACTTTATCTCTGCAGTCTTTCGTATGTCCttccatttgtttgttttatgcaaAGATGCcgttttaatttttgtcacaCTTTTGTATAATAACAATTAAGCCTTTCCTGATTCAGATTCataaaaccttttatttttgttgtttccagcacatttttaaatatctgcaaGCGGAGGCCATCAAGAAAGACCAACAAGACTTTTTGACGGGATGGAAAGGCTTTTTCAAAATGGtgagatgtttgtttgtttgtttgttcgttCTTCTATGTTGACACAGACTCAGGTTTCTTATTTCACTAAGCCTTGGCTGTGGGGGAAAATCACCAGTCACACACTACTAAAGCTTTGTTATGCATTTCAGCCACTGTACTGAGGATTACCATTACTAATGTGTCATGGGTTGTTTGTTGCAGAATGTTGGTCGTCAGAACAACGACAGTGACTGTGGGGCTTTTGTGCTACAGGTGAGATTCTCATGTCATAGTCATGTGCAGATAAATGTGAAATCTTGTCATTTTAGCCTTGCattcaacaacacaaacattcatccatccattgtgGGAGCATTAAAAGCTAAATGATACAGCTGAAGCTGCATATCACATCAGCCATCACGCACACTGGCCGTAAGGACGCCAGTGTAAGCAGTAAGCGGATGGTCAGCCCTGCAGTTAGCTGCTTAATATCAGGAATAACTACGGagatgacaaaagaaaaaccagAGATTTCATTGCTTGAACCGACGACAAggtttcacaatgaaaataacatgATTACAACGCCATGCTCACACTGGACGTAGACGCGCCACGCAGCCGGCCGTCTGCAATCACCTGGCCGTTCACACCAGAATCACATTTCAGCTCAGTATAGCTTaatctctgtttgtgtgtgtgtctgtgtgtgtgtgtccactcgtccctctcgctctctgtttagacacGACTGATAATATGCGGAAGAGTGGGGTGCATACTTAATCACATACCATTATTGGATCATTTGTATCACATCTAATACAGCCTTTATGTTAAGAAAAATAGAACACTGTGTTTACTTAACAGATTCACTCGCaggtcatgaaaaaaaaataccaacgTCGAAACTATTGCTGCAGACTGCGAGCCAGCCAGGACGTTTGGAGTTGTTGTGCATCCAGTGTGAATAGCCCAGTTGCTTAACGTGGGTGCCAAAATGATGTGGCCGGTGCTCCGCAGAAAACGAcaacagcaaacttt encodes:
- the LOC121962347 gene encoding sentrin-specific protease 2-like, coding for MRDSGGSLAQNRWQGDLGLTAVGQDDTGGGGIPGDHLIVPVSGHSVPSPMHLRLGQKEKVWTGEYVEEDGEEQDGMGRIKPIGDEDEENNLDGEDEGEYEGKGWDNNEEEEEEEEEDEDEDEVEDDGDQGELEWEIPDFPSQSTPHSHQHHGPQQQAEEGGDITVEDSVSQPEAGDMFRSHLSRYRASRRLRLRRWHRLRSHGGRGLRLTQHWKSWRQRAQWACSQGYRYSRKGQKHNLYGKQRRIKRYRQYTDGEDDSNDERFTESERDKRMNGCSPVKQEDRGRREAEVKPAELALTEEHMSCVTGILEESLQQYGSLIPIHVDDVVEKLQDIFSESFSQPHRKAVVQHLIQSFQRSSGSALAKTFRVNYKRHVLTMDDLGTLYGQNWLNDQIMNMYGDLVMDSVPEKVHFFNSFFYDKLRTKGYDGVKRWTKNVDIFQKDLLLIPIHLEVHWSLVSVDIPRRAITYFDSQRTLNRRCPKHIFKYLQAEAIKKDQQDFLTGWKGFFKMNVGRQNNDSDCGAFVLQYCKCLALGQPFSFGQLDMPRLRRQMYKELCHCKLTL